The following proteins are co-located in the Paenibacillus sp. JNUCC32 genome:
- a CDS encoding 2-oxoacid:acceptor oxidoreductase family protein — protein sequence MSILPQKNELGFFEIRLESIGGLGANLAGKMLAEAGVTGSGLNGSNFSSYGSEKKGSPVKSFVRFCDPQVEIRDHSPIEQPHVVGVFHEALYKTIDVISGLQPDGTVLVNTARDISEVAVDLNMTQGTLAVVDALNISVEEKTKVNTAMLGALFRICSFLNPDDMRQVIRSTFEKKLPHLVEANVRTFDRGYNEVRFLSLGNGSELIDRIAFARPQPILGYETQELGGILNVTANSVMKDLSGSRQGYLPEYKIEDCIHCAACDTVCPDFCIVWETKPDKRGNMQMFMKGIDYQYCKGCLKCIEACPTTALAAMLEEPHYAEQHRVPQFFPYLKAEGVRS from the coding sequence ATGTCGATTTTGCCTCAAAAGAATGAACTGGGATTTTTCGAGATCCGTCTCGAATCCATCGGCGGGCTTGGCGCCAATCTGGCCGGCAAAATGCTGGCGGAAGCCGGGGTTACCGGCTCCGGACTTAACGGTTCGAATTTTTCCAGCTATGGTTCGGAGAAAAAAGGGTCGCCGGTGAAGAGTTTCGTAAGGTTCTGCGATCCCCAGGTGGAAATCCGCGATCACAGTCCCATTGAGCAGCCGCATGTCGTCGGCGTATTTCATGAAGCATTGTATAAGACGATCGATGTCATAAGCGGATTACAGCCTGATGGAACGGTGCTTGTGAATACGGCGCGAGACATTTCCGAAGTGGCCGTTGATCTGAACATGACCCAGGGAACGCTGGCCGTCGTTGATGCGCTGAACATTTCCGTTGAGGAAAAAACCAAAGTGAATACGGCCATGCTGGGGGCATTGTTCCGGATTTGCAGCTTCCTGAACCCGGACGATATGCGGCAGGTGATCCGTTCAACCTTTGAGAAAAAGCTGCCCCACCTCGTGGAAGCGAATGTGCGGACCTTTGACAGAGGATATAACGAAGTCCGGTTCCTTTCCTTGGGAAACGGATCAGAGCTAATAGACCGAATCGCTTTCGCAAGACCGCAGCCGATTCTTGGATATGAAACGCAGGAGCTGGGCGGGATTCTGAACGTTACGGCGAACAGTGTCATGAAGGATCTTAGCGGCTCCCGGCAGGGATATTTGCCAGAGTACAAGATCGAGGACTGCATTCACTGTGCCGCCTGCGATACGGTATGTCCGGATTTCTGCATCGTGTGGGAGACGAAGCCGGATAAGCGCGGGAATATGCAGATGTTTATGAAAGGTATCGATTATCAGTATTGCAAAGGCTGCTTGAAGTGTATCGAAGCTTGTCCGACCACCGCTTTGGCTGCCATGTTAGAAGAGCCGCATTATGCGGAGCAGCACCGTGTGCCGCAATTTTTTCCCTATTTAAAAGCGGAGGGAGTCAGATCATGA
- a CDS encoding helix-turn-helix domain-containing protein, whose translation MQRSWYKRLLLSYMPIFVIVITFIFFVFFQLFSEQSRREALNANKSLSLQAMRMVDTSLKVIDNMIVLESINSKALNDFFKSSAVGDPYINIQAVQKLKEIINYYPLIDSIYLVRNSDGYVLSNATNGYVSTYPDHEFIEQYQVSKTPKWTGARNFEQFKMKGGKQVVSLVRGSPYMKNDLGMIVVNVSTESLNKLTEEMLDSNMSFIQVQDTSGNHLFGTKADRPPSQVNSQYVSSYTNWNYGSGLLNNGFVSAVSYLYNLWFIIGLGMIAIGFLWMIYVSRRNSKPIEEIAARFSSYSLPVVSSSRRKGKLDEFAFIESAFDNILEQSKEYQEKYREDLHVRTRFMFRQLIEGDSPLSVSEWKSEAARLNLPLPLDRYRMLILEIDKYGDFCRDYSKTDQDLLKFTLRTVVDEIASKWDCRLWSEWTSPSNLSIILFEERDQDKFEEAVLVPIAEQILAWTHQNLKFTITMGMGRSTDQIGDIPQSYKDAMQALKYKIVLGENRLIRSEDISGHGIVEVYTHLGEIRAIIQSFRMQKEQWSEDYDQWFEQLKNSFLTNDEIFSLMNYLVYYIGREMSGLGKEIYNKWIQEGLPKLTVKVDNSHSLEQLRQEIKQVLTEHYEQMKQIHNDNQYSSIIRNICDLIERDYANPDLSLEMLGDRYQLNAKYVSKLFKENTGQRFVDFLIDIRMKEAKRLLTETDYSVQEIAERVGYAHAISFTRVFKRTAGVTPGEYRNDRKAKERGENDSAVENG comes from the coding sequence ATGCAGAGATCCTGGTACAAGCGTCTATTGCTCTCCTATATGCCTATTTTTGTCATTGTGATTACCTTTATATTTTTTGTTTTCTTCCAGCTGTTCAGCGAACAGAGCCGACGGGAGGCGCTTAATGCCAATAAGTCGCTTTCCTTGCAAGCGATGCGCATGGTGGACACATCCCTGAAGGTGATCGACAATATGATCGTCCTCGAAAGCATCAACAGCAAGGCTTTGAATGATTTTTTCAAATCATCTGCCGTTGGCGATCCCTATATTAATATTCAAGCTGTTCAGAAGCTCAAGGAGATTATTAATTATTATCCCTTGATCGATTCGATTTATCTGGTGAGGAATTCGGACGGCTATGTGCTCAGCAATGCCACGAATGGATACGTAAGTACATATCCGGACCATGAATTTATTGAACAATATCAAGTATCGAAAACGCCGAAATGGACAGGCGCGAGAAATTTCGAACAATTTAAAATGAAGGGCGGCAAGCAGGTGGTCAGCCTGGTCAGAGGATCGCCTTACATGAAAAACGACTTAGGCATGATCGTTGTCAATGTGAGCACGGAATCCTTGAACAAGCTTACCGAAGAGATGCTGGATTCCAACATGAGCTTCATTCAGGTTCAGGATACCTCCGGAAATCATTTGTTCGGCACCAAAGCGGATCGTCCGCCATCCCAAGTCAATTCCCAGTATGTATCAAGCTATACGAATTGGAACTATGGAAGCGGTTTGTTGAACAATGGTTTTGTAAGCGCTGTCTCTTATCTCTATAATCTTTGGTTTATCATAGGTCTTGGCATGATTGCCATCGGTTTCTTATGGATGATTTATGTTTCCAGGCGAAATTCCAAGCCAATTGAGGAGATCGCTGCCCGTTTCAGCAGCTATTCGCTTCCGGTGGTGAGCAGTAGCCGACGTAAGGGGAAGCTGGATGAATTCGCATTTATCGAATCCGCCTTTGACAACATACTGGAACAATCCAAGGAATATCAGGAGAAATACCGGGAGGATCTCCATGTCAGGACCCGGTTTATGTTCCGCCAGCTGATCGAAGGGGACTCGCCTCTATCTGTATCCGAATGGAAGTCTGAAGCGGCTCGACTGAATTTGCCGCTGCCACTGGATCGATATCGTATGCTCATCCTGGAGATTGATAAGTACGGGGATTTCTGTCGGGATTATTCCAAGACCGATCAAGATCTGCTTAAATTCACTCTGCGGACGGTCGTGGATGAGATCGCTTCGAAATGGGACTGCCGGCTGTGGTCGGAATGGACATCACCTTCCAACCTGTCCATTATTCTGTTTGAAGAACGGGATCAGGACAAGTTCGAGGAGGCCGTACTGGTTCCGATTGCGGAACAAATCCTGGCATGGACGCACCAAAACTTGAAATTTACCATTACGATGGGAATGGGTCGGTCGACGGATCAGATTGGCGATATTCCGCAATCCTATAAAGATGCGATGCAAGCCTTAAAGTATAAAATCGTGCTCGGTGAGAATCGTTTGATCCGCAGCGAGGATATTTCGGGCCATGGCATTGTCGAGGTTTATACGCATTTAGGTGAGATTCGTGCAATCATCCAGTCCTTCAGAATGCAGAAGGAGCAGTGGAGCGAGGATTACGATCAATGGTTTGAACAGCTGAAGAACAGCTTCTTGACCAATGATGAAATATTCAGCCTGATGAATTATCTGGTTTATTACATCGGCCGCGAAATGTCGGGACTCGGCAAGGAAATTTACAACAAGTGGATACAGGAGGGATTGCCGAAGCTGACGGTTAAGGTAGATAATTCCCATTCCCTGGAACAGTTGAGACAGGAAATTAAACAAGTGCTGACGGAGCATTATGAACAGATGAAGCAGATTCATAATGACAATCAATACTCCAGCATCATTAGAAACATATGCGATTTAATTGAGCGTGACTATGCGAATCCGGATCTGTCCCTTGAAATGCTGGGCGATCGGTATCAGCTGAACGCCAAATATGTGAGCAAATTGTTTAAGGAAAATACCGGACAAAGGTTCGTTGATTTCCTGATTGATATCCGTATGAAGGAAGCGAAGCGGCTGCTGACGGAAACCGATTATTCCGTGCAGGAGATCGCAGAGCGGGTCGGATATGCTCATGCTATTTCGTTTACCCGTGTTTTCAAGAGGACGGCTGGAGTTACCCCGGGCGAATACAGGAATGACCGGAAGGCCAAGGAACGGGGAGAAAATGATTCAGCAGTAGAAAACGGTTAA
- the hcp gene encoding hydroxylamine reductase — protein MNNNAQETLQHQPSMFCFQCQEASKGTGCTIVGVCGKPHDVANLQDLLIYLLKGISFLSLDVRLPEVLEQRVSLFMMDSLFATITNANFDREVFVGRIREAIELRGEVRTYYNEQYPEGTANLPDAAVWQADNEASFDEKARTVGVLSTRNEDIRSLRELITYGLKGMAAYTYHALHLEKDDNELNRFMRRALAATLDDSLEVQDLVALTMETGKYGVNAMAMLDEANTSVYGNPEITKVNIGVRNRPGILISGHDLKDLEELLKQTEGTGVDVYTHSEMLPAHYYPAFKKYEHFVGNYGNAWWKQNSEFAAFNGPILMTTNCIVPPKDSYKDRIYTTGNTGFPGVRHIPEGKDGAPKDFSLLIEQAKGCPAPTELETGEIIGGFAHAAVMNVADQVVDAVKSGAIRRFFVMAGCDGRMKSRSYYTDFAAELPTDTVILTAGCAKYKYNKLDLGEIGGIPRVLDAGQCNDSYSLVVIALKLKEVFGLEDINDLPISYNIAWYEQKAVIVLLALLYLGVKNIHLGPTLPAFLSPNVAKVLVENFGIGGITNVEDDMNMFLGA, from the coding sequence ATGAATAACAACGCCCAAGAGACCTTACAGCATCAGCCGTCCATGTTCTGCTTTCAATGTCAGGAAGCATCCAAAGGAACAGGCTGCACCATTGTCGGCGTATGCGGCAAACCGCATGATGTGGCTAACCTGCAGGATTTGCTGATTTATCTGCTGAAAGGCATCTCTTTTCTCAGTCTGGATGTCCGCCTGCCGGAAGTGCTTGAACAGCGCGTATCGCTGTTTATGATGGACTCCTTGTTTGCAACGATTACGAACGCCAACTTTGACCGCGAGGTGTTTGTGGGAAGAATCCGGGAAGCGATCGAGCTCCGCGGCGAGGTGCGCACCTATTATAACGAACAATATCCGGAAGGAACCGCCAATCTCCCTGATGCCGCCGTCTGGCAAGCGGATAACGAAGCTTCTTTTGATGAAAAAGCACGTACGGTGGGTGTCCTCTCGACCCGCAATGAAGACATCCGCTCGCTGCGCGAATTGATTACTTACGGCTTGAAGGGGATGGCTGCTTATACGTACCACGCGCTTCATCTGGAGAAGGATGATAACGAATTAAACCGTTTTATGCGCCGTGCGCTTGCCGCCACGCTTGACGACAGCCTTGAAGTGCAGGATCTGGTAGCTTTAACGATGGAAACCGGGAAATACGGCGTAAACGCCATGGCGATGCTGGATGAAGCGAACACCTCGGTTTACGGAAATCCGGAAATTACGAAGGTCAATATCGGGGTAAGAAACCGGCCCGGCATTCTCATCAGCGGCCATGATCTGAAGGATTTGGAGGAGCTGCTGAAGCAGACGGAAGGAACCGGCGTGGACGTGTACACGCACAGTGAAATGCTGCCTGCCCACTATTATCCGGCATTCAAGAAATATGAGCATTTTGTAGGCAATTACGGGAATGCCTGGTGGAAGCAGAATAGCGAATTCGCAGCCTTTAACGGACCGATATTAATGACGACCAACTGTATCGTTCCGCCGAAAGACAGTTATAAGGACCGTATCTATACAACAGGCAACACGGGGTTTCCGGGTGTCCGCCATATTCCAGAAGGAAAAGACGGTGCTCCCAAAGACTTCTCCCTACTAATCGAGCAAGCGAAAGGATGCCCCGCCCCAACGGAGCTTGAAACGGGTGAGATCATCGGCGGTTTCGCTCATGCCGCTGTGATGAACGTGGCCGATCAAGTCGTCGATGCCGTGAAATCCGGGGCGATCCGCCGTTTCTTCGTCATGGCCGGCTGCGATGGACGGATGAAATCCCGCAGCTATTACACCGATTTTGCGGCTGAACTTCCAACAGACACGGTCATTCTAACGGCAGGCTGTGCCAAATACAAATACAATAAACTGGATCTAGGCGAAATCGGCGGTATTCCGCGGGTCCTGGACGCTGGTCAATGCAATGATTCTTACTCCCTCGTCGTGATTGCATTGAAGCTGAAGGAAGTATTCGGCCTTGAGGATATTAATGATTTGCCGATTTCCTATAACATTGCCTGGTATGAGCAAAAAGCGGTGATCGTGCTGCTTGCCCTGCTTTATCTTGGCGTTAAAAATATTCATCTGGGCCCTACGCTCCCTGCATTCCTGTCGCCTAACGTTGCCAAAGTCCTCGTGGAAAACTTCGGGATCGGCGGCATTACCAATGTGGAAGATGACATGAACATGTTCCTTGGTGCCTAA
- a CDS encoding carbohydrate-binding protein, which produces MTNKRFSFKPLSLLVVLAIFLSTFCAALPSVNAAARGAWAPNTAYAVNDTVTYSGSTYTCLQAHTSQVGWEPSNVPALWQKGGSGGTTPPTTPPTTNGVTFYADINYGGKAVTLGIGNYTLSQLNANGIPNDWMSSLKVPSGWTVEVYENDNFGGTKWTFTSDSSWVGSTINDKMSSVKIYTGSPPPTVTKPAEVPSHIWTYVMNADNAYGKGGDFALLLSAVIKKESSFGAGLPGSPSAGDGLMQVEPNTRNAYLSQFSSKFGRAYNHSSEQDQVYLGALILNEKITKFGNIYNGLLHYNGGDNWYPGATDSYGRPILADQYADAVYATYKGYGGKN; this is translated from the coding sequence ATGACTAATAAAAGGTTTTCTTTTAAGCCCTTATCACTTTTGGTGGTTTTAGCAATATTTCTATCCACATTTTGCGCAGCCTTACCGTCAGTAAACGCAGCCGCTAGAGGGGCATGGGCTCCAAATACCGCATATGCAGTAAATGACACAGTAACCTATAGTGGAAGCACTTATACCTGTCTTCAGGCACATACTTCTCAAGTAGGTTGGGAACCGTCCAATGTCCCTGCTTTATGGCAGAAAGGCGGTAGCGGCGGAACTACGCCACCAACGACACCACCGACAACGAACGGAGTAACATTCTATGCAGATATAAACTATGGAGGAAAAGCAGTGACACTCGGGATAGGCAATTATACACTGTCTCAGTTGAACGCAAACGGAATTCCGAATGACTGGATGTCGTCTCTTAAGGTTCCAAGCGGTTGGACGGTTGAAGTATATGAGAATGATAATTTTGGAGGAACTAAGTGGACCTTTACTTCAGATTCTTCCTGGGTTGGCAGCACGATCAATGATAAAATGTCATCGGTCAAGATTTATACGGGTTCACCACCTCCTACAGTAACTAAGCCTGCCGAGGTTCCAAGCCATATATGGACATATGTTATGAATGCGGACAATGCCTATGGGAAAGGCGGAGATTTTGCTTTATTGCTAAGTGCTGTTATCAAAAAGGAAAGCAGCTTTGGAGCAGGTTTACCAGGTAGTCCATCGGCCGGCGACGGTTTAATGCAGGTAGAACCAAACACACGCAATGCGTATTTATCTCAATTCAGCTCAAAATTTGGCCGTGCGTATAATCATAGCAGTGAACAAGATCAGGTATATCTGGGCGCGTTGATTTTAAATGAGAAGATTACGAAGTTCGGAAATATCTACAATGGATTATTACACTACAACGGTGGAGATAACTGGTATCCGGGAGCTACGGATTCTTATGGGCGTCCTATTCTGGCAGATCAATATGCAGATGCAGTTTACGCTACTTACAAGGGCTATGGTGGTAAGAATTAA
- a CDS encoding thiamine pyrophosphate-dependent enzyme: protein MNMQIQETTENKLAAAQTEVFESGNEMAAMAAAQINYHMMGYFPITPSTEIAQYLDMMRTRGEHDIKLIPADGEHGSAGICYGAAAAGARVFNATSANGFLYMIEQLPVQAGTRFPMVMNLVTRAVSGPLDIRGDHSDLYYGLNTGWVILTARSPQAVYDMNIMALRIAEHEDVRLPVIVAYDGFFTSHQKRRVHIFTNRETVQAFVGEQAPEYPHVLDENNPIVVGAYMNGDDLMNNHFQQSNAMYRAGEVFKEVAEEYAALSGRSYSPLDLYRMEDAEVALFLLNSAAESSKDVVDRLRAKGMKAGIISPNILRPFPAREIREALTGVKALLVGERADSYGAHGANLTHEVKAALQEIRGPQPIVLSRIFGLGGKDYYADDAEAFFALTIEAMELGYAKVPFDYYSQTPGAEEQRLQPVIAPMNGDSFKSGLINVKVDTETSKLSVKVPPIRALAAKPKRFASGHGACPGCGIFPALELFFKGIEGNVVTLFHTGCAYITTTGYPYNSHKQSFIHNLFQNGPATLSGTVEAFLEKKRRGEIEVPEDFTFVMVTGDGGMDIGMGSAIGTALRGHKLIILEYDNEGYMNTGAQLSYSTPLGHMTSTSGVGKQQQGKAFHHKDTVQMMAAAHIPYVFTGTEAFPQDLVKKAAKAQWYAQNVGTVYGKLLITCPLNWKSSDKDGENIVRAAVNSNFFPLYEVEQGETNITYDPEAKKKQVPLSDWLKYMGKSRHLLKEENKEMLGEFEKEVERRWSILKAKHENPLL from the coding sequence ATGAATATGCAAATTCAAGAAACAACGGAGAACAAGCTGGCGGCCGCTCAAACGGAAGTCTTCGAATCGGGCAACGAAATGGCAGCCATGGCGGCTGCCCAGATTAACTATCACATGATGGGTTATTTTCCGATTACGCCATCTACGGAAATCGCCCAATATCTTGATATGATGCGTACACGCGGCGAACATGACATCAAGCTGATTCCAGCTGACGGCGAACATGGATCGGCGGGGATTTGCTACGGTGCGGCCGCAGCCGGAGCACGGGTGTTCAATGCTACCAGCGCGAACGGTTTCCTGTATATGATCGAACAGCTTCCTGTGCAAGCGGGCACACGTTTCCCGATGGTCATGAATTTGGTGACGCGTGCAGTCAGCGGACCGCTGGATATTCGCGGTGACCATTCGGACCTTTACTACGGCCTGAACACCGGCTGGGTGATTTTGACCGCCCGTTCACCGCAGGCCGTGTATGACATGAATATCATGGCGCTGCGAATCGCTGAACATGAAGACGTACGCCTGCCGGTCATTGTAGCTTATGACGGATTTTTTACATCGCATCAGAAACGCCGGGTACACATATTTACGAACCGGGAAACCGTTCAGGCGTTTGTAGGGGAACAGGCGCCTGAATATCCACATGTGCTGGACGAGAACAACCCGATCGTTGTTGGGGCTTATATGAACGGCGACGATTTGATGAACAACCACTTCCAACAGTCAAACGCCATGTACCGTGCGGGGGAAGTATTCAAGGAAGTGGCAGAGGAATATGCGGCTTTGTCCGGAAGATCCTATTCGCCGCTTGATCTGTACCGGATGGAAGACGCAGAGGTGGCTTTATTCCTCCTCAATTCGGCGGCCGAATCCTCCAAAGACGTCGTGGACCGACTGCGGGCGAAAGGAATGAAAGCGGGCATAATCAGCCCGAATATTCTCCGGCCGTTCCCGGCAAGAGAAATCCGCGAGGCATTGACAGGTGTCAAAGCGCTGCTGGTTGGCGAACGTGCCGATTCTTACGGTGCGCACGGGGCCAATCTGACCCATGAGGTCAAAGCGGCCCTGCAGGAAATCCGTGGTCCGCAGCCGATTGTGCTGTCCCGCATATTTGGACTTGGCGGGAAAGACTATTATGCGGATGACGCGGAAGCTTTTTTTGCCTTGACGATCGAGGCCATGGAGCTCGGTTATGCCAAAGTGCCGTTTGATTATTACAGCCAAACACCAGGAGCTGAGGAGCAAAGACTGCAGCCGGTCATTGCCCCGATGAATGGAGACAGCTTTAAATCTGGCCTGATCAATGTAAAGGTGGATACAGAGACAAGTAAACTATCCGTTAAAGTGCCGCCGATTCGGGCGCTTGCCGCGAAACCGAAACGGTTTGCTTCCGGTCACGGAGCTTGCCCGGGCTGCGGTATTTTCCCAGCGCTGGAGCTCTTTTTCAAAGGGATTGAAGGCAATGTCGTTACTCTATTCCATACCGGCTGCGCTTATATCACAACAACGGGTTATCCGTATAACTCGCATAAGCAGAGCTTCATTCATAATTTGTTCCAGAACGGACCGGCTACTTTATCCGGCACGGTAGAGGCGTTCCTTGAGAAGAAACGCCGCGGGGAAATCGAAGTTCCCGAGGATTTCACTTTTGTGATGGTGACCGGCGACGGCGGCATGGACATCGGGATGGGCTCGGCCATCGGGACGGCGCTGCGGGGCCATAAACTGATCATTCTGGAATATGATAATGAAGGCTATATGAACACCGGTGCACAGCTTTCGTACTCTACGCCTTTAGGACACATGACCAGTACGTCCGGTGTCGGCAAACAGCAGCAGGGCAAAGCGTTCCATCACAAAGATACGGTGCAAATGATGGCAGCGGCGCATATTCCGTACGTATTCACGGGGACGGAAGCATTCCCGCAGGATCTTGTGAAAAAGGCGGCAAAAGCGCAGTGGTACGCCCAGAATGTAGGTACCGTCTACGGCAAGCTGCTGATCACTTGCCCGCTGAACTGGAAATCGAGCGACAAGGATGGGGAGAACATCGTCCGCGCGGCCGTGAATTCAAACTTCTTCCCACTGTATGAAGTGGAGCAGGGAGAAACGAACATTACGTACGATCCTGAAGCGAAGAAAAAACAGGTGCCGCTCAGCGACTGGCTGAAATACATGGGCAAATCAAGACATCTGCTCAAGGAAGAAAACAAAGAAATGCTGGGCGAATTTGAAAAAGAAGTGGAGCGGCGCTGGTCGATTCTGAAAGCGAAACACGAGAACCCGCTGCTATAA
- a CDS encoding MFS transporter translates to MLKKSAFPLLLLNMFLANLSMGLVIPIIPELLEQFRANGQAAGYLVSCFGLTQFLFSPLAGNLSDRYGRKPMIIIGLILFAISNLLAAFAGDLTLLFVSRLIGGVGSAALIPSIIAYIADITADEQRSKAMSWLGASMTSGFIIGPGVGGLLAEWGIKMPFYVSACVGLLAMVCSLWGLPESLSADLRRMRRQVKEKSENVFRQIVLSVRSRYFVLLLIVFAMTFGLTHFEAIFPLFVVQVYGFTTRQIAMLLTVCSLIGTLNQLLFTDRITQRFGEKRIIVAMLLLSAVSLVFLLFSGHFYYVMVVTMLFFTFNNILRPTINTLLSRVAGDEQGFVAGMNNAYTSLGTIFGPMLAGILFEVHFNLPYLFGGFVLLVSSIFTGSRLRSMLSVQRG, encoded by the coding sequence ATGTTAAAGAAGTCAGCGTTTCCATTACTACTGCTCAACATGTTTCTCGCTAATCTAAGTATGGGTCTTGTCATTCCGATCATACCGGAACTTCTTGAGCAGTTTAGAGCAAACGGACAGGCCGCGGGCTATTTGGTCTCCTGCTTCGGCTTGACCCAATTTCTGTTCTCACCCCTTGCAGGTAATTTGTCAGATCGATATGGCCGTAAACCCATGATTATCATAGGTTTGATCTTGTTTGCCATCTCCAACTTGCTCGCAGCGTTCGCGGGCGATCTAACTTTATTATTCGTATCACGGTTGATTGGCGGAGTAGGCTCAGCAGCCTTAATCCCGTCCATCATTGCTTATATTGCCGACATTACAGCAGATGAGCAGCGCAGCAAGGCCATGTCATGGTTAGGTGCGTCGATGACATCCGGGTTTATTATTGGACCGGGTGTCGGCGGATTGCTTGCGGAATGGGGCATCAAGATGCCCTTCTATGTATCCGCATGCGTAGGGCTGCTGGCCATGGTTTGCAGTCTATGGGGATTGCCTGAATCGCTGTCGGCGGACCTTCGCCGGATGCGTCGTCAAGTGAAGGAGAAGAGCGAGAATGTATTCCGGCAAATCGTGCTTTCGGTTCGGTCTCGCTATTTTGTCCTGTTGCTCATTGTGTTCGCCATGACCTTCGGTTTAACGCATTTTGAAGCGATTTTCCCGCTTTTTGTCGTACAAGTCTACGGATTCACGACACGTCAGATCGCTATGTTGCTTACCGTATGTTCACTCATCGGTACGTTGAACCAACTGTTGTTCACCGACCGGATCACACAACGATTCGGAGAAAAACGAATCATCGTTGCCATGCTATTGTTATCGGCAGTATCGCTTGTATTCCTATTATTCTCAGGCCATTTCTACTATGTCATGGTAGTCACGATGTTGTTCTTTACGTTCAATAATATATTGCGTCCCACGATCAATACGCTGCTGTCCAGAGTGGCCGGGGATGAACAGGGATTTGTTGCAGGGATGAATAACGCTTATACGAGTCTCGGTACGATATTTGGACCGATGCTGGCAGGTATTTTGTTTGAAGTCCACTTTAACTTGCCCTATCTGTTTGGCGGATTCGTACTGCTAGTGAGCAGCATTTTCACGGGAAGTCGATTGAGAAGTATGCTATCTGTTCAACGCGGCTGA